CCTTTGATTACGTCGCTGGACACATGGTAAAGGCTATGGTAGGTGACGAAGAGGTGATTTCGGTGCCGATATATGAAGGCATGATATTGCCGATAGATACGGGAATAATAGTCGATGCCGAAATGGACTTGGAGAATGTAACGGCTGCTCTGTCGGTCACAGGAATCGATTTAGATAATATATCCTGGACGTCGAAGAATGTCTCGGGTGACCAGACAAAGATGATCATATTAATGACGATAGGTTGCATTCCTGATCAAGATTTGAATATATCCGTATCAGAGTACTATGGCGTAGGCTATGAGTTTACCGTGGACAATCTGATATACACCGTCGCCGACCCCATTACTAAGACTGCGAAGGTCGTCGGATACGAGGACGACCCCGTCGGGACCCTCGAAATCCCGGATTCCGTGGTGTACGATGGCATCGAATACGGTGTGATCTCGGTCGCCCGGGCGGCGTTCGTGGACTGCGTCAACATCAAGGCACTGGTCCTTCATGTCAACACGGAGCTGCACGCGTTCTACAGGTGCTACGGCCTGGAGTCCGTCACCGTATGCGAGGGAGTGGCGTCGATAGGCGTCAGCACGTTCGCGTACAGCGACGCCATAAAGCACGTCGAGCTCCCCTCCACCCTGGAGGAGGTCGGCGTCAACGCGTTCTACAAGTACTCGTTCTACGGCATGGAGGGCGCCAAGCTGGCCCGCACCGCGGAGAACCTCGCCGGCAAGACCTTCGAGGGGTCCTCCAAGGTCCTCCGCGAGTCATTCGTGGCCGGCGGCCTGAAGTACTCCTTCCAGGGCAGCCTGTCGGTGAAGCTGACCGGGTACACCGAAGAGCCCGCCGGGGAGCTCGTGGTTCCCAGCTCCGTGGAATACAGGGATGTAGAATGCACCGTCGCCACCGTGGCCAAGGACGCGTTCAGGGGCTGCACAGAGATAACCTCGGTGGTCCTCGGCGCGAACGCGGCCCTGCACGCGTTCTACAAGTGCACCGGCATCGCGTCCCTCACGGTAGGCGAGGATGTGACGTCAATCGGCACCA
This genomic window from Candidatus Methanomethylophilaceae archaeon contains:
- a CDS encoding leucine-rich repeat protein; this encodes MVEAFGIDAAEAANSTELIVSVDGLLYGAKCTALEDYSEEYTLYALVSGVWIDQSMDFLSGNNYTMWALVNDPNQLPSNNVEVNMPDGSKYTFDYVAGHMVKAMVGDEEVISVPIYEGMILPIDTGIIVDAEMDLENVTAALSVTGIDLDNISWTSKNVSGDQTKMIILMTIGCIPDQDLNISVSEYYGVGYEFTVDNLIYTVADPITKTAKVVGYEDDPVGTLEIPDSVVYDGIEYGVISVARAAFVDCVNIKALVLHVNTELHAFYRCYGLESVTVCEGVASIGVSTFAYSDAIKHVELPSTLEEVGVNAFYKYSFYGMEGAKLARTAENLAGKTFEGSSKVLRESFVAGGLKYSFQGSLSVKLTGYTEEPAGELVVPSSVEYRDVECTVATVAKDAFRGCTEITSVVLGANAALHAFYKCTGIASLTVGEDVTSIGTSAFAYCTGLESIEIQSDQIAIGTNAFYGCSNLKTIEMNDGVNDGVTSIGTSAFSHCYKITHVQFSSALTKMGANAFYKIAFYGEDGTKLKAAGDLAGKTFEGEPKKLYQISS